A DNA window from Thermococcus sp. 4557 contains the following coding sequences:
- a CDS encoding S8 family serine peptidase, translating to MNGWKAIVVAVFLIGMMAGMIAAAPAKPATPVQVQQKNYGLLTPGLFKKVQKMNWNQEVSTVIMFNSPSDRDRALRLLKAMGAEVKYSYRIIPAVAVKMKVRDLLLIAGMIDTGFFEKGRISGIRFIQEDYKVQVSVETEGLDESAAQVMATNLWNLGYDGSGITIAVIDTGIDASHPDLQGKVVGWKDYVNGRSSPYDDNGHGTHVSSIAAGTGAASNGKYKGMAPGAKLVGVKVLNAEGSGSISDIIAGVDWAVQNKDKYGIKVINLSLGSSQSSDGTDSLSQAVNNAWDAGIVVCVAAGNSGPDKYTVGSPAAASKVITVGAVDKYDVITDFSSRGPTADGRLKPEVVAPGNWIIAARASGTQLTDVTVGDYYVAAPGTSMATPHVAGISALLLQAHPSWTPDHVKTALIETADIVKPDEIADIAYGAGRVNAYKASNYDSYAKLVFTGSVANKGSATHTFDISGATFVTATLYWDNSGSDIDLYLYDPNGNQVDYSYTAYYGFEKVGYYNPTSGTWTLKVVSYSGSANYQVDVVSDGSLSESSGGGGGGTQPTVDEQTFTGYVHDYYDRSDSFKMTVNSGATKITGDLVFDTGAHDLDLYLYDPNGNLVDRSESYNSNEHVEYSNPAPGDWTFLVYAYNTYGWASYTLYGKVYYG from the coding sequence ATGAATGGGTGGAAGGCCATTGTGGTTGCAGTATTCCTTATTGGTATGATGGCCGGAATGATAGCCGCGGCCCCGGCAAAGCCCGCGACCCCTGTGCAGGTTCAGCAGAAGAACTACGGTTTACTGACCCCCGGACTGTTCAAGAAAGTTCAGAAAATGAACTGGAACCAGGAGGTCAGCACGGTAATAATGTTCAACAGCCCCTCAGATAGGGACAGGGCACTTAGGCTGCTGAAGGCCATGGGGGCCGAGGTTAAGTATTCGTACAGGATTATCCCGGCGGTTGCTGTCAAAATGAAGGTCAGGGACCTTCTTCTAATTGCAGGAATGATCGATACTGGTTTCTTCGAGAAAGGGAGAATATCCGGAATACGGTTCATCCAGGAGGACTACAAGGTCCAGGTCAGCGTTGAGACGGAGGGCCTTGATGAGTCCGCGGCGCAGGTCATGGCCACAAACCTCTGGAACCTTGGTTACGACGGCTCGGGAATAACCATCGCGGTAATCGACACCGGTATAGACGCCTCGCATCCCGACCTCCAGGGCAAGGTGGTCGGCTGGAAGGACTACGTGAACGGCCGTTCGAGCCCCTACGATGACAACGGTCACGGGACGCACGTTTCCAGTATCGCCGCGGGAACGGGTGCGGCAAGCAACGGCAAGTACAAGGGAATGGCACCCGGAGCAAAGCTCGTTGGGGTGAAGGTCCTCAACGCAGAGGGTTCCGGAAGCATTTCCGATATCATAGCCGGTGTTGACTGGGCCGTTCAGAACAAGGACAAGTACGGGATAAAGGTCATCAACCTCTCCCTCGGTTCAAGCCAGAGCTCCGATGGAACCGATTCCCTCAGTCAGGCGGTTAACAACGCCTGGGACGCCGGAATAGTGGTCTGCGTTGCCGCCGGAAACAGCGGCCCGGACAAGTACACCGTTGGCTCCCCCGCGGCAGCGAGCAAGGTCATAACCGTCGGCGCCGTCGATAAGTACGACGTCATAACCGACTTCTCCAGCAGGGGCCCGACGGCCGACGGCAGACTCAAGCCGGAGGTCGTGGCGCCGGGCAACTGGATCATAGCCGCCCGCGCCAGCGGAACCCAGCTCACAGACGTTACCGTGGGAGACTACTACGTCGCCGCCCCGGGAACCTCAATGGCCACACCCCACGTTGCTGGAATCTCGGCGCTCCTCCTTCAGGCTCACCCGAGCTGGACCCCAGACCACGTTAAAACCGCCCTCATCGAGACGGCGGACATAGTAAAGCCGGACGAGATAGCGGACATCGCCTACGGTGCCGGTAGGGTCAACGCGTACAAGGCCTCCAACTACGACAGCTATGCCAAGCTCGTCTTCACCGGCTCCGTTGCCAACAAGGGAAGCGCCACCCACACCTTCGACATCAGCGGCGCGACCTTCGTTACCGCGACCCTCTACTGGGACAACAGCGGAAGCGATATCGACCTCTACCTCTACGACCCCAACGGCAACCAGGTCGACTACTCATACACCGCCTACTACGGCTTCGAAAAGGTCGGCTACTACAACCCGACCTCCGGCACCTGGACGCTCAAGGTCGTCAGCTACTCCGGAAGCGCCAACTACCAGGTTGACGTCGTCAGCGACGGCTCCCTCAGCGAATCCAGCGGCGGTGGGGGCGGAGGAACCCAGCCCACCGTTGATGAGCAGACCTTCACCGGCTACGTCCACGACTACTACGACAGGAGCGACAGCTTCAAGATGACCGTCAACAGCGGTGCCACCAAGATAACCGGCGACCTCGTCTTCGACACGGGCGCCCACGACCTTGACCTCTACCTCTACGACCCGAACGGCAACCTCG
- a CDS encoding DUF4405 domain-containing protein codes for MNIVKVRAILSTVLLVVFLGVLFVTVGVLYTTRTGHPFLGMNKNQLFRIRNVLGPLMNVLIIVHLGLNWGMYKRELKVLFRK; via the coding sequence ATGAACATCGTAAAGGTACGGGCCATTCTCTCCACGGTTCTGCTGGTAGTATTCCTTGGCGTTCTGTTCGTCACGGTAGGAGTACTCTACACCACCAGAACCGGCCATCCATTCCTTGGCATGAACAAGAATCAGCTCTTTAGAATCAGAAACGTCTTAGGGCCGCTGATGAACGTGCTGATAATAGTCCACCTCGGGCTGAACTGGGGCATGTATAAAAGGGAGTTGAAAGTTCTTTTCAGAAAGTAA
- the queC gene encoding 7-cyano-7-deazaguanine synthase QueC, protein MKRALVLFSGGLDSTACLYWAKRNYDEVIMLTVNYGSNEERVTNKVAEFFSKELGVPLKIVRLDFLEEFSKLRGTTLVGGETPRVTAEELEDMSVAQETAKSVWVPARNLVLISVAASLLDALGGGDIVVGFNAEEGATFPDNTPEFVEKMNEALKYGTMAEVKVVAPLIDLDKKGIARLLKELNAKYEYSNSCYMPRGFTEDGKPIHCGECESCVRRHRGLIEAIGEDRTVYAVEPEV, encoded by the coding sequence ATGAAGCGCGCCCTGGTGTTGTTCTCGGGTGGGCTTGACTCGACGGCCTGCCTCTACTGGGCGAAGAGAAACTACGACGAGGTCATCATGCTCACCGTGAACTACGGAAGCAACGAGGAGAGAGTCACGAACAAAGTTGCCGAGTTCTTCTCGAAGGAGCTGGGCGTTCCGCTGAAGATAGTCCGCCTTGACTTCCTTGAGGAGTTCTCAAAGCTCCGCGGAACGACGCTCGTCGGCGGGGAGACGCCGAGGGTTACCGCCGAGGAGCTTGAGGACATGAGTGTCGCTCAGGAGACAGCCAAAAGCGTCTGGGTTCCGGCGAGAAACCTCGTCCTTATAAGCGTCGCGGCTTCGCTCCTCGACGCCCTCGGGGGCGGGGACATAGTAGTCGGCTTCAACGCGGAGGAGGGAGCGACCTTCCCGGACAACACGCCCGAGTTCGTTGAGAAGATGAACGAGGCTCTAAAATACGGGACTATGGCCGAGGTTAAGGTTGTTGCTCCGCTCATAGACCTCGACAAGAAGGGCATAGCGCGGCTTTTGAAGGAGCTGAACGCGAAGTACGAGTACTCCAACTCCTGCTACATGCCGAGGGGCTTCACGGAGGACGGGAAGCCGATACACTGTGGCGAGTGCGAGAGCTGTGTGAGGCGCCACCGCGGTCTGATCGAGGCCATCGGTGAGGACAGGACCGTTTACGCGGTTGAGCCGGAGGTTTGA
- a CDS encoding dihydroorotate dehydrogenase produces the protein MASLEVELFGIRFRNPLILASGINDKVPEQWIRAHEEGAGGVVTKSIGIEPRKGYDNPTIVELPYGLVNAMGLPNPGWRGFLEMVEGYTFDFPLIVSIFGGTPEEFAFLAEKLSDVADAFELNLSCPHAKGYGMEIGQNPENVHEVVKAAKDATDRPVIAKLTPNIDDITKLGVAAEKAGADAVSAINTLKAVAIDVYARRPILSNRVGGYSGPGVKPVALRAVYDLARTLEIPVIGIGGITTWQDAVEFLLAGASALQVGTAVSLRGWKVFQEINKGIARYLEDEGFSSVKDIVGLALEE, from the coding sequence ATGGCCAGCCTTGAAGTGGAGCTTTTCGGGATAAGGTTCAGGAATCCCCTCATTCTCGCGTCAGGAATAAACGACAAGGTCCCCGAACAATGGATTAGAGCGCACGAGGAGGGCGCCGGCGGGGTGGTCACCAAATCAATCGGAATCGAACCGAGGAAGGGCTACGACAACCCCACAATCGTAGAGCTTCCCTATGGCCTGGTAAACGCGATGGGCCTACCGAACCCAGGCTGGAGGGGTTTCCTCGAGATGGTCGAGGGTTACACCTTCGACTTTCCGCTCATAGTCTCGATTTTCGGTGGAACACCGGAGGAGTTCGCCTTCCTGGCGGAAAAGCTGAGCGACGTCGCCGATGCATTCGAGCTGAACCTCAGCTGTCCCCACGCGAAGGGCTACGGTATGGAGATCGGCCAGAACCCGGAGAACGTCCACGAGGTCGTCAAAGCCGCCAAAGATGCGACCGACAGGCCTGTGATAGCAAAGCTGACCCCGAACATAGACGACATAACGAAGCTCGGTGTAGCGGCGGAAAAAGCTGGGGCGGATGCGGTTTCGGCGATAAACACGCTGAAGGCTGTGGCGATTGACGTATACGCGAGGAGGCCCATCCTCAGCAACCGTGTCGGCGGCTATTCGGGGCCTGGGGTGAAGCCCGTGGCGTTAAGAGCTGTGTACGACCTCGCGAGAACGCTTGAAATCCCGGTTATTGGAATCGGCGGCATAACCACCTGGCAGGATGCTGTGGAGTTCCTCCTGGCCGGAGCCTCGGCCCTTCAGGTTGGTACTGCCGTCTCGCTCCGCGGGTGGAAGGTGTTCCAGGAGATAAACAAGGGAATAGCTAGATACCTCGAGGATGAGGGCTTTTCGAGCGTGAAGGATATAGTCGGCCTAGCGCTGGAGGAGTAA
- a CDS encoding FAD-dependent oxidoreductase codes for MRLTEHPVLRFERGREVTIYFEGRPIKAYEGETIATALHAAGVRVLNYSANEKRPRGLFCAIGKCSSCLMVVNGIPNVRSCITLVEDGMRIEPQRGKAKLPKEAKPPEFKDAKVVRADVVVVGGGPAGLMAAIHAADAGASVILIDEQPMLGGQLVKQTHKFFGKREQFAGVRGVEIAKILEDEARKRENVEIFLETSAVGIFQEGDEKLVLAVKNNRELIEFRGRAVIVATGAMEKMIPFENNDLPGIYGAGAIQTLMNTYGVKPGDRVLIVGAGNVGLILAYQLIQAGVEVKAIVEAMPKVGGYFVHAAKVRRLGVPILTRHTILRAEGKEKVERAVVAQLDENWRVIPGTERTFEVDVIALAVGLRPSIELLHQAGCQIRYVRELSGHVAVRDEWMETTVRGIFVAGDSAGIEEATTAMLEGKVAGIAAALRLGIADESWLKEMEKAQKDLLEFRSGPFGRHVLEGIKKALVVRE; via the coding sequence GTGCGCTTAACTGAGCATCCTGTTCTGCGTTTTGAGCGTGGCAGGGAGGTTACAATATACTTTGAAGGACGGCCGATCAAGGCATACGAGGGGGAAACGATAGCGACGGCCCTTCACGCCGCTGGCGTGAGGGTTTTGAACTATTCAGCCAACGAGAAGCGGCCCAGGGGGCTCTTCTGTGCCATCGGCAAATGCTCCTCGTGTCTGATGGTCGTGAACGGAATCCCAAACGTTCGCTCCTGCATAACCCTTGTTGAAGACGGCATGAGGATCGAGCCTCAGCGCGGAAAGGCCAAGCTGCCGAAGGAGGCAAAGCCGCCCGAGTTCAAGGACGCGAAGGTCGTCAGGGCGGATGTCGTTGTGGTTGGCGGCGGTCCGGCCGGGCTGATGGCGGCCATACATGCCGCGGACGCCGGGGCCAGTGTTATACTGATCGATGAGCAACCCATGCTCGGCGGCCAGCTCGTCAAGCAGACCCACAAGTTCTTCGGCAAACGCGAGCAGTTCGCGGGGGTCAGGGGAGTAGAGATAGCCAAAATCCTCGAGGATGAAGCAAGGAAGCGGGAGAACGTTGAAATCTTCCTTGAAACCTCCGCCGTTGGCATCTTTCAGGAGGGCGACGAGAAGCTCGTCCTGGCCGTCAAGAACAACCGCGAGCTGATAGAGTTCCGCGGAAGGGCGGTCATAGTCGCCACCGGCGCGATGGAGAAGATGATACCCTTCGAGAACAACGATCTGCCCGGAATCTACGGCGCCGGCGCGATTCAGACGCTTATGAACACCTACGGCGTCAAGCCCGGCGATAGGGTTCTCATAGTCGGAGCCGGAAACGTGGGGCTTATTCTTGCCTACCAGCTCATCCAGGCCGGCGTCGAGGTGAAGGCGATAGTCGAGGCCATGCCGAAGGTGGGCGGCTACTTCGTCCACGCGGCGAAGGTTAGGCGCCTGGGCGTTCCGATACTCACGAGGCACACCATCCTGCGCGCCGAGGGAAAGGAGAAGGTCGAGAGAGCTGTTGTTGCCCAGCTCGACGAGAACTGGCGGGTAATTCCCGGAACGGAGAGAACCTTTGAGGTCGACGTTATAGCACTCGCAGTAGGCCTGAGACCCAGCATCGAGCTCCTCCATCAGGCCGGCTGTCAGATAAGGTACGTCCGTGAGCTCAGCGGGCACGTGGCCGTCCGTGACGAGTGGATGGAGACCACCGTCAGGGGAATCTTCGTGGCTGGCGACTCCGCTGGGATAGAGGAGGCAACGACCGCGATGCTTGAGGGTAAGGTCGCCGGAATTGCAGCCGCGCTTCGGCTGGGCATAGCGGACGAGAGCTGGCTCAAGGAGATGGAGAAGGCTCAGAAAGACCTCCTGGAGTTCCGCTCCGGGCCCTTCGGCAGGCACGTGCTCGAGGGCATAAAGAAGGCACTGGTGGTGAGAGAATGA
- a CDS encoding 4Fe-4S dicluster domain-containing protein yields MSEIPEYLRKGYITPEELEKFIPLPSEERLRKRPVAVPECPQEIPCAPCREICPTGAISMPTPNDLPIVDYDKCIGCSLCVQICPGLAFFMVHYVGDKARITMPHELLPVPEKGEEVVLLNRVGEPVGKGKVLTVVPREKSKGDTPIIIVEVPIELAWDVRAVKVVRE; encoded by the coding sequence ATGAGCGAGATTCCGGAGTACCTTAGAAAGGGCTACATCACCCCTGAGGAACTTGAGAAGTTCATCCCCCTGCCGAGCGAGGAGAGGCTCAGGAAGAGGCCCGTTGCCGTTCCGGAGTGCCCGCAGGAGATACCCTGCGCCCCGTGCAGGGAGATATGTCCCACAGGGGCCATAAGCATGCCCACCCCGAACGACCTGCCGATAGTTGACTACGACAAGTGCATCGGCTGCTCCCTCTGTGTCCAGATATGCCCCGGCCTGGCCTTCTTCATGGTGCACTACGTCGGCGATAAAGCGAGGATAACCATGCCCCATGAGCTCCTTCCGGTTCCAGAGAAGGGCGAGGAGGTCGTTCTTCTCAACAGGGTCGGCGAGCCCGTTGGAAAGGGGAAGGTGCTCACGGTCGTGCCGAGGGAGAAGAGCAAGGGTGACACGCCGATAATCATCGTCGAGGTGCCGATAGAGCTGGCCTGGGACGTCAGGGCGGTTAAGGTGGTGAGAGAATGA
- a CDS encoding (2Fe-2S)-binding protein: MAGKKIVCRCNDVTVEEVEALIDSGVTDIEEIKRLLRVGMGPCQGRTCIPIVLSILARKTGKKQEEIPLPKARVPTRPVRVEVIVGGDDE, translated from the coding sequence ATGGCTGGAAAGAAAATCGTCTGTCGCTGTAACGACGTCACCGTTGAGGAAGTGGAAGCGCTCATCGATTCCGGCGTCACCGATATTGAAGAGATCAAAAGGCTTCTCCGCGTAGGAATGGGTCCCTGCCAGGGAAGGACCTGCATTCCCATAGTGCTGTCGATCCTCGCGAGGAAGACCGGAAAGAAGCAGGAGGAGATACCGCTTCCGAAGGCCAGGGTACCTACGAGGCCCGTTCGCGTAGAGGTCATAGTGGGTGGTGACGATGAGTAA
- a CDS encoding FAD-binding oxidoreductase codes for MSKIAIVGGGIIGVATAYELAKLGEEVILFEKNYFGSGSTFRCATGIRAQFTDKANIRLMKHSVERWEKLEEELESDIVFRQTGYLFLATSEDEVEAFKANIKLQNKFGVPTRLIDMEEAKEIVPILNTEPFLAGAWNPKDGKANPFKTLFAYLFKAKELGVDAREHTEVVGFEREGDTITAVKFRSNGGIESVKVDAVLNAANAWAPLINEMAGLNRDLVPITAYKHQLVKTEPLEPGQAEPLVCPPSWNDAYIIQDGEDGGIICGAGIEHKAKSLDDYEPTYDFLRGVLDYAVRIAPPLRYAHVVRQWAGFYAKTPDSNPAIGKLLDNFYIAAGFSGHGFMMAPAVGEAMAELISKGRSKVPLDWEWYDPYRFERGELRTSAFQIG; via the coding sequence ATGAGTAAAATAGCCATCGTCGGCGGCGGGATAATAGGCGTTGCCACCGCCTACGAGCTGGCGAAGCTCGGCGAGGAGGTAATCCTCTTCGAGAAGAACTACTTCGGCTCGGGCTCCACTTTCCGCTGTGCCACCGGAATCCGCGCCCAGTTCACGGACAAGGCGAACATCAGACTGATGAAGCACTCCGTTGAGAGGTGGGAGAAGCTTGAGGAGGAGCTGGAGAGCGACATCGTCTTCAGGCAGACCGGCTATCTGTTCCTCGCGACGAGCGAGGATGAGGTTGAGGCGTTTAAGGCGAACATAAAGCTCCAGAACAAATTCGGCGTTCCAACGAGGCTCATCGACATGGAGGAGGCGAAGGAGATAGTGCCGATTCTCAACACAGAGCCTTTTTTAGCCGGAGCCTGGAACCCGAAGGACGGTAAGGCGAACCCCTTCAAGACCCTCTTTGCCTACCTTTTCAAGGCTAAGGAGCTCGGCGTCGATGCAAGGGAGCACACGGAAGTTGTTGGCTTCGAGCGCGAGGGGGATACTATAACCGCCGTGAAGTTCAGGAGCAACGGGGGGATCGAGAGCGTTAAGGTTGACGCAGTTCTGAACGCGGCCAACGCCTGGGCGCCGCTCATCAACGAGATGGCTGGCTTAAATCGGGACCTCGTTCCCATCACCGCCTACAAGCACCAGCTCGTCAAAACCGAACCGCTGGAACCCGGACAGGCCGAGCCGCTGGTATGTCCGCCCAGCTGGAACGACGCCTACATAATCCAGGACGGTGAGGACGGAGGGATAATCTGCGGTGCCGGCATAGAGCACAAGGCCAAGAGCCTCGACGACTACGAGCCGACCTACGACTTCCTGCGCGGAGTTCTGGACTATGCCGTCAGAATCGCCCCGCCGCTTCGCTACGCTCACGTCGTTAGGCAGTGGGCGGGCTTCTACGCGAAGACGCCGGACAGCAACCCGGCAATCGGGAAGCTCCTCGACAACTTCTACATCGCGGCGGGCTTCTCTGGACACGGGTTCATGATGGCACCGGCCGTTGGGGAGGCGATGGCCGAGCTGATTTCAAAGGGCCGCTCGAAGGTTCCGCTCGACTGGGAGTGGTACGACCCGTACCGCTTCGAGCGCGGTGAGCTCCGCACGAGCGCCTTCCAGATAGGCTGA
- the pyrH gene encoding UMP kinase has product MRIVFDIGGSVLVPDDPDVDFIGKMAYELIKISEDHEVAVVVGGGKVARKYITAAKTFTPNETFKDYIGIHITRANAMLLIAALGEKAYPFVIQDFRKAWEVIQLKKIPIMGGTHPGHTTDAVSALLAEYLQADLLVVVTNVDGVYDSDPRKNPNARKLDRITVDQLVEIAMQAESKAGGSGVVDALAAKFIQRGRIKTYIVGKKDAYHLFDVVKGKHSGTVVEP; this is encoded by the coding sequence ATGAGGATAGTCTTCGATATAGGCGGTTCGGTTCTCGTTCCGGACGACCCGGACGTTGATTTTATCGGGAAGATGGCTTACGAGCTCATCAAGATAAGCGAGGATCACGAGGTGGCAGTGGTAGTCGGCGGCGGAAAGGTGGCGCGCAAGTACATTACGGCCGCGAAGACCTTCACGCCCAACGAGACCTTCAAGGACTACATCGGCATACACATCACCCGCGCCAACGCGATGCTCCTGATAGCGGCGCTCGGCGAAAAAGCTTACCCCTTCGTCATTCAGGACTTCCGTAAGGCCTGGGAGGTCATCCAGCTCAAGAAGATACCGATAATGGGCGGAACGCATCCGGGCCACACGACCGACGCGGTCTCGGCTCTCCTCGCGGAGTACCTGCAGGCCGACCTTCTGGTCGTCGTTACCAACGTGGACGGCGTCTACGACAGTGATCCGAGGAAGAACCCGAACGCGAGGAAGCTCGACAGGATAACCGTCGACCAGCTCGTAGAGATCGCGATGCAGGCCGAGAGCAAGGCGGGAGGAAGTGGCGTCGTCGACGCTTTGGCGGCCAAGTTCATCCAGCGCGGAAGGATAAAGACCTACATCGTGGGCAAGAAGGACGCCTACCACCTCTTCGACGTTGTGAAGGGGAAGCACAGCGGGACTGTGGTTGAGCCGTGA
- a CDS encoding potassium channel family protein, giving the protein MCRMAHFGNCDPETADQEYCIFHKPDKNENEAREFYNKFVLKFFGYKSPRSEGLVFAGPVDARGFVFPSATSRVKYREWGETTPFRYTLFKKSVDFSEACFSSDTLFFGPPALFDSVTFESHVYFNDSNFREARFCKVKFFKGVNFEGIESHGRMIFEECQFVSGQKINDVLDVRFKGANFYGPVIFDHCVFTTDINFESVHFHSDAIFGDEEMLFRSREEYPGGFPFKTHASEFHAEMDFHNSEFKGNVNFESCIFDKKVNFQYCLFSEERGETNFSRSRFKDTSLFDSAQFRNVSFNSVVFEKDVSFNNATFHGDTTFEGSVFERVASFVNTGFYDELSFANCDFKEGADFLGKLKNETDTSQLWNFFKSRFSNIQALIEVARVQRLSFEKEGKRDEADRMFVLEMRAKRKLRLLNSKEHLAESRGLSKLKAYFGYLGTWLGVQTEKVLADWITQYGTSWRRILISSGAVIGIIGFVYWILSMFSEKVFLGIPVGTIYTCEHCATGGILGFLNALYYSLVTFTTLGYGDMHPTGWLKALSAIEALTGAVFMALIVAVIARKWMR; this is encoded by the coding sequence ATGTGCAGGATGGCGCACTTCGGGAACTGCGACCCTGAGACTGCCGATCAGGAGTACTGCATTTTTCACAAGCCGGACAAGAATGAGAATGAGGCAAGGGAGTTTTACAATAAGTTCGTTCTGAAGTTCTTTGGATATAAGTCGCCTCGGAGCGAGGGATTGGTTTTTGCAGGGCCTGTAGATGCGAGAGGTTTTGTGTTTCCAAGCGCTACCTCTAGGGTCAAATACAGAGAATGGGGAGAAACTACCCCATTTAGATATACACTATTTAAAAAATCTGTGGACTTTTCAGAGGCATGCTTTTCGTCTGATACTCTGTTTTTTGGTCCGCCTGCGCTTTTTGATAGTGTAACTTTCGAAAGCCATGTATATTTTAATGACTCCAACTTTAGAGAAGCCAGGTTTTGTAAGGTCAAATTTTTCAAAGGAGTTAATTTCGAAGGAATTGAATCTCATGGAAGAATGATCTTCGAAGAATGTCAGTTTGTATCCGGGCAGAAAATCAATGATGTACTTGATGTTAGATTTAAGGGGGCGAACTTCTATGGCCCTGTGATATTTGATCATTGTGTATTTACCACAGATATAAACTTTGAAAGTGTTCATTTTCATTCTGATGCTATTTTTGGAGATGAAGAAATGTTATTTAGGTCTAGGGAGGAATATCCTGGGGGATTTCCATTTAAAACTCATGCTTCAGAATTTCATGCTGAAATGGATTTCCACAATTCTGAATTTAAAGGAAATGTTAATTTTGAATCTTGCATCTTTGATAAAAAGGTTAATTTTCAGTATTGCTTGTTTAGTGAGGAGAGAGGAGAGACGAATTTTTCAAGATCAAGGTTTAAGGACACTTCCTTGTTTGATTCTGCCCAGTTTAGAAACGTCAGCTTTAACTCCGTGGTGTTTGAGAAGGATGTGAGTTTCAACAATGCAACCTTTCACGGTGATACAACCTTTGAAGGCTCTGTCTTTGAAAGAGTGGCAAGCTTTGTTAATACAGGGTTCTATGATGAATTAAGCTTTGCCAACTGTGACTTCAAAGAGGGGGCCGACTTTTTGGGGAAGTTGAAGAACGAAACTGATACATCCCAACTCTGGAACTTTTTCAAGTCTCGTTTTTCAAACATTCAAGCTCTAATCGAAGTTGCTCGTGTTCAGCGCCTGAGTTTCGAAAAAGAAGGCAAACGCGACGAAGCCGACAGAATGTTCGTCCTTGAAATGCGTGCCAAGAGGAAACTTCGTCTTCTAAATTCAAAGGAACATCTAGCCGAATCTAGAGGACTCAGTAAACTAAAGGCATATTTTGGGTATCTTGGAACGTGGCTCGGTGTTCAAACTGAAAAAGTCTTAGCGGATTGGATAACGCAATATGGAACAAGCTGGCGTAGGATTTTAATATCATCAGGAGCCGTCATTGGCATTATAGGATTTGTTTATTGGATTCTTTCAATGTTCTCCGAGAAAGTCTTTCTTGGAATTCCTGTTGGCACGATTTACACTTGTGAACACTGTGCAACTGGTGGAATTTTGGGCTTTCTTAACGCCCTCTACTACTCCCTTGTCACCTTCACCACCCTCGGCTACGGCGACATGCATCCGACCGGCTGGCTCAAAGCCCTCAGTGCGATCGAAGCCCTGACCGGGGCCGTCTTCATGGCGCTCATCGTCGCGGTCATAGCTCGTAAGTGGATGCGCTGA